CAACGTCATCTTTCTTAAGTGACCTAATATTTactaaataatattaatttgcCACACTTTctgtgcgaaaaaaaactttaatatgtatattttgtaatttattgctACCTATTAATAAAGTTTTGACAACACGAAGAAACAacataacataaaaacataatgtGACTAAATTGTACATCTCATTTCATCAATTAATCAATCAATATTTTCAGCAAAACGACCAACACAAATAATTGTACATACTTGGACAGTAAATGTGTTGCACTAGTGCCTTCTAATGAATTAAGCGTAAAAGTAAATGTTATTCGAAATGAACAATTACCCGTTTTTTTACGTAAATGGTAATGAACTGGATCGAACTCCTTTTCAAATACCAGCACGTTGAATTCTTTCCAATGTTTCAACACTATAACAAAATCACTGCTTTGGGTACTGTTCTCCTCATGAATTTTGACCCAAATGAACAAGGTTTGTCGACGATATTGTTGCAGGATCCAAAAGAAAGGGTTTTCATTATTTGACAAACAACTATTCCAAAAAAATGCACGAGATTGTAATAATTGTGGCATTGAAGAAGCAAACGTCGGAACCAGCTCATCTGCTATCGTGACATTTAAACAGTAGAACTTAACCTCTAGCTTACTGCCACTCGTTCCATCGTATGCGCGTAATAACTTAAAGATTCCAGAAGCATTGTGAATAGAATCGTAAGAGGTGAACTGATCGCCATCGAGGTAAATATATTTTGACGAATTGCCGATATTGGATGATATTTTCCCGGTGATTAAATGGCAGGATTCAATAGCAAATTCCGAACTGATGGACGATATGGTACCGAACACGATGATGATAAGAAGTATGAAATCCATCTGCCTAAGTGTTTCACCCATTTCCGAAGAGTTCGATATTGGACACTTGTCAATGACACACTGAACTGATTGATTCTTAGTTCGTTGGCtttataaatgtttgaaaCAGACAGACAGAAACTTCTCAGACATTCTGTCCTACTTTCCCACACAGTTCTGTTGATGAGGGATACGTAATCAGTTATGATCATTATTAAGAAATCTATGTTAATGGATTAGCAAAAGTTATTCTTATAGTTTGTTTAACTACAAAAAAGTTAGAACGAATGCATAAATTCAAATGTAGCAGATAATATCTAATACTAGTGATACTAGTGTTAATACTAGTGAATACTAGTCTTGTGCTTAATGAATCTTCTGAatagagtcattcatatgaatcttcagtgaagaatcATTCAATTCATGAGTCGACTTCcaacagattcatgaatcctaaaagattcatgaatgcccgaagattcatgaattctcgaagattcatgaatccttaaagattcatgaatcctcaaagattcatgaatcctcaaagattcatgaatctccgaagattcatgaatccttgaaGATCCATGAGTCCTCGACGATTTATGAATCCTTAAAAATTCATGATTTTGCGTATTCTTTACGCATAttgacttcttcttcttcttgttcggttagaacggcctggccgtatcaaggcttattttaccacgttgcAGGATAGTCCgtctttgctacggggagaaggtccggatgggattttataCCCAGTCCTGACGTGTGGAACCGGCACCGTATATCACATACACAAAAGAGCTGATCCTGCATTTAATGAGATGTTATTATTGAAGCGAAAGCTCCATTCCATCAAATCCATGCTTATTgaaagaatttgttttatgtgaAATTTTACAACTACACCGATTTATAAGATACATTAAAATGATCAAACAATGAATCAATTCTACTGGCCTATTAGGATTCTTTTAGTTCATCATGATTGTTGAAACGCTCACAGTAAAGCGAACCGAGCTGTCATAAAACTTAAATTTGGAAGTAACACAAAGTTATGCAAATCCCAATAAACTTCCGTCACTTTAACTAaactataaaagaaaaattaaaatttaacaacCCAACTAGTGTAGAAGGTTTCTAAAATATAATAcatgcaaaattattaaattaacttAGATTCACGTTCCTCAACGACATATTGTACTAACATGTGAATCAATTGTCaataaacttttcttttaaGAATAGAATTATTCAGCATGACTAAAATCAAACTTGTTATAAGATTAAAAGTATATTGTAATGTAGAAAAAGGTATGTTCTTTCAAATTTTGACAACCATTTATCGCAACCATTAAACTTCAATTGGCGCTCCAAAAGCAAAACTCGTGTATTTACgtctttcatttttcattcagtaaattatttattcaaaatgaaatgaatgaatcaATGACAAACTTTACACAccgtttgcttgttttatttcaataaattagcTCTTGAAACAGTATGACGAGCACAATTAGTTGCACACACTTTGACACAAAACGTGTGTTACAATCACTTTTAATCGGTTCGAACAAAAAAGACAATGATGTACGAAATAAGCAGTTGCTCTGTTTAAAACGGCGAGGTTTGTAATCTTTATAAAACAGCGACACGTTCAATTCGttccaattttccaacacAAGAATCACGTCATCGGTAATGGTTGTGTGGAACGGACGAGTTATCACCCAAATGTACAGCGTTTGTGGATGTTGCTTATGCTCGATCGAAAAAAATGGGATGTATTTATTTCGAACACAGCTGTTCTGTACTACAACATTCGACTGTAACAAAAGCGGATTAGAAGAGCTTAACGTCTTAACTAGTTCATCGACAACGGTGAAATTCAAACAGTCGATCTTAACTCTTAGTTCATTATTGCTTGCTCGGTTCGATGCATTTACTAGATGCAACTTATCGGTAGCATTCTTAATTGCAGCGTAAGATGTGAACTGAACTCCATCAAGGTAAATGTATGTTGGCAAACTTTCAAAATTTGATGATATATTCCCGGTGCTTAAAAGGCAGGAATCGATTGACAACTCCGAACTGCTGGATGCTCTGCTTGCGAACACGATAGTGCTGAAAATTAAGTATTCCAATTTCTTATATGTTTCAGCCATTTCCGAAGAGTTTGATATTAGACACTTGCCAATGACACACTGAGCTGTTTGGTTCTTTGTTGAGCGGCTATATAAGCCCTTCTGataattaaaatctttttcaaacatatttgGACATATTTCCATCCATAACTATCCATTAGCGTATCGGATTGCGTTAATGGCTTGGTAAAAGTTTCCTCGCTGTAAGTAGTAACTTGTAATGATCCATGTCAATTGTCCACATAATCACCTTTATGTTTCATACAAATGTCGCAATATGACGTAAGGTTTTTACACAACTATTACTTTGCAGTGCATAATATTCTGTTATGGAAAACGTTAAATCTAACGTTAAGGAAGATCCATTTCACACGGTCTGGGTGGGATTTATCACATAacccaccgggccgccctagATGAAGGCGTTATATGGAATTAAAGACCATCGTTATGCATCCTTTAGTAAATCATTGTTGCAAACAAGCAATAAGAATGTtagtataaatttattttaatgctaaaaTATGCAATCCCAAGCGTTTTAAAATAAGATGCTGtttagttttaaaacattttcttttattatccTCTACATGATGATTAATAGACCAAGGccattaataataaaactgTGCAGCAGATAATTATACAGCTAGAAACACATAAGCCATTGCTGctttttaatgaattaaatttaacaatcAACTCCAAATGGTACCTACAACTGCAGCAATTTCTCGGGTTAAAGAAATAGATTTTACTGAATTCATGATCCATCTTCGCGATCGTATTTTGGGTCCACTCATTTGCCGCCAGAAACATGCTAGTTCTGCTTCCATCATCCTGACGCATACTCGCATTCATATATAATGTTCCGGTCCTTCTTGTAAAATCGACTCTATAGGTTGTTCTGCGGCAGTCCAGCCACTTGTTAACTATTTGTTGCAGGTCGGGCTGAGTCGGATAAACGTCCTTGTACACTTGATCTGGATCGTCACGATCAATTGGACAGTATAATATAATGGTTAAACGACGGttttggtagaaaatgttcacattCGCGGACTGTGATTTAAAGTCTTGAGGATGGAAATCGTTAAACGGTGTGTAGATGGTATTATCGACGCGAAGATAGTTCAATTCACTATGGACATGGAATCTCATCTTAAACGGTTGTCCTCTCCAGTTGAGCAGTGTACAGGATGGTACGGTGTACGCTAAATGTCCACTTCCGAACAACGAATGAAGGCACAAAAAGAGGAACCATATGTTAGGTTCATTCATTTCGACCATTCTCGTCTGTAGTGAAGAAACGCACAGGAGCCGGGAGTTCACGCAGAGCACTGAACAGGACTAACCCTGGTGAAAGACTTTTACACGCTACAACTACAACAATTTCGAAATCGCCGTCAAAGTATGAACTCTTGCGACTACCAAATTATTCCTGACACTCAaagtattaaataaaaatgaaaaaaggttGAAAGGCAAGAAAGATCAAACAACCGAATTAAAATAAGTGATACTGAAGACTCAGTTTGTATAGAAGCGTTTGAGTTAAGAAAACAACTacattaattttgttacaGATTCTACAACACGGAAGAAATGAATATGACAAATATGGTATCTAAAAGTTACTACACTAAAAGTTCCGCATGCTTTTGCATACTTCTTCCTACTTACTAGGCCGCGTTGCTTTCGGATTGTTCAAcataacgcacacacacaatacacCGGCAggatttcaatttttctactttacttgtttttttttggtttgcttcacgtttcttttcatttggaAATAGTTTCGTCCTTTCGTCCACTTGTAGCAGGTTTCACTTGTCACTCTTAATATAAGTacttggttgtttttgttttgtctgattttatctttttgtttccttgtttttgctgtgtttAATCAGTTGcattttcactcatttttatCTCTGCCCACTGTTTTCAGCACTGCcactgttgttttggttttatatGATCTGCATGCTACCACGTTTAgtattttctttatcttttgttCTTGCAAACGCTCACTATCTTCCATCACACTCTCAGTTCACAGTTTCGCGCCTCATATCTCGGtgtatataaattaaaataaatacattcttTCATATATATAATAACACATTTAATCAACTGTTccatttgtgtgtttctgtgtgcttGCTAGTTTAACGCTCGTTCACTCAATTCTCGTTTCGCTTTTAGAACCTAACTGTTCATAATGTTTTTCGCTTTCGCTATAAGTTTCATATTCTTATCATTTATAGCGTTGTTAGATTTGAGTTTTCTACCGTTTGCTTTTTACCTACACGTGATCGAACATTTTGCAGAACGCACGCTCACTTTAAAAGGATCCGATACATCAACTATTGCAGTTTCACATCGGCCAGTTTCACTGTgggttttgataaatttagCTTCTGTTTGGATTCTGTTGTTTATTGGTATGGCTTCCGTACGGTCGGTTTGACTTAGACAGAGCTCGATCTTTGTATCAGAGCACACTGGTTTGTTGAAGAGTCTACGATATTTTTGCTCCTTTGGATGCTCACATACCGTAGAATAAAGAAGagatgcaagaagaaaaacttcCGACATGGCATCGATGGTGGCTGATGCACCAAATCTAACAAAACATTCTTCTTTCTTCAATGATATCGATGTACAGTACAATATCACCAACAATTataggtttgtttttgtgactAGAACGTTTGACACGCTGCTACATCAGGCGTGTAGTGCGTGTTTGGCATGACACGCTATGCTTACACACCTTACCATGACAAACTTTTGAACGAATGATTTggacgaatgtttttttctgtgtgaatAACATCATGAAAGGCTTCGTTCGATAGCAGAAGGTAGCAACGATTGAGATAACATTATTTTATCTAGCTTTAGAATGCATTCACCTATTAGCTTCGATCGGAAGAACAAGCGGTCAACAACACCGGTTCGAAATTTTGGTTGAAAATTGGTAACATTAACTTTGTAGtgaaatcattttcaattgTACAGCCTCAGAAAAACACTCCTACCGAGTAGTTTGCTGCGTGATGTTAGAGCTATAACACCACGCATCGAAACACCTCCTTCATGTGCTTCCAAGTCGTTCCGCAGTACGGTGTTAACagaaaaatcaattctaaacgttttgttgttttagtgGTGACTGGCTCAAATCGTTTGAATGTATGCTGGTTTAAAGATATCTCTATATAGGTTGGATTGTTTTTCTAATGCCCGCTATGCTATTTAACCATTTCACGTTCAGATTAGTATGTGTGCTGTGTGGTGTGTCCTTTGTTGCAATATAATTAATCGTTTGACTGATTGTTGTTATTAGAATGCTGTTGTGTCTGTCTGCTCATTTTATGCTGATGTCGATGATTCGTTGGCAAGTAAATAATGCGTTTCCGGTTCATTCATACGTTCGCGTTTGCTACTCATCTTTATATAGTTTGTCCTACTCATGGCAACTGATAATCCTGGCAACAtagttctgtttttgtttctttgttgtgttttgtcttCTTTAATTATAATATTCCCCTACACACACTTCACAAACAGCACCACTGGAGTTCGGTATGCATTGTATTTAGTATTatcgttattattatttttttggttatcgATCACACATTTCTAAGAAGCAGTAACtcaattcattttcatcacacaaTAACAGTTTTGGCGCAAATTTCTTTCTCtccatttttgtgtttgtgttgctaTTGTGCAACGGtagattgtgtgtgtgtgttttagtgGCATAAGATTTGGTTTTCCTGTTGTTGTTATCGATTTTCATTCTGCCAATGTTGCTTTTTGTATTCACATTACATGTgaactttacttttttttgttcatcctgGGCTAAACAGGGTGGTCCAGTTTTGTAGCTCCttattgctgttttgtttcaatcttTTGTGTTGTTCATATTACGATTTGCGCCTCCACTAAGCACAACATTTCAACATGCGTTCTCCGTGCGTTAACCACATTCATCCGTTCCATTTTCATGCTGGtcgctctgttttttttttattgttcaaacGCTTCAGATCTTCATCACCCATTGTTTCATCACGTCATCGTGTTTCATGGCCATTAACTTTTCATTTGTCCGCTCGTAACATTCCCATAGTTTTAACATAGTGATTCCTTCCTACtgtaataaaatgtttgtttgtttttttttctggtcgTCATTTCATTACGCTTTTCAAACGGACACTTTGTCGGTTGACAGGAGTATTTACTCCGGTCACTCGACGTTCTGCTGCTTTTGTATCACATGATGTTGTGATACGCAATTTTATCTCTTTTCTCTATGATTTCCTTTGCTTCACATCTCAAACAGTCGCTTGTTTGGTCCTGCCTTTATTTTGTCTGCCCTGCTAGCTATGCCTGCCCGGTCCGTACCACTGATTGTTTTCGGATCAGCAACTAAGATATTTGCACTGTTTGCCAACTGTAACTAAACGAACATGTTGCGTTTTAAAACCGCACATCATTAACTGCACACCAGCACTTGCACTTAATTCTTCTTGGTTGATCCAtctgcgcacacacacacacgcacactcgtTTGAAATGGTGAACAATTTACCTTAGCGCCCGTAAAGTAAACGCGCCTTTCATTGATGGAAGTTGTGTGGTACGTATTCCATAATATGTTTCGTTCTAAATAAATGTGTCTCATTCCTTTACCCATTTGTCACGCTACCGCTCTTAATGATTACTTTTGCATGTCTTTCTAGAGTCTCTTTCACATCACATTATAACCCCTAAtagtatgttttttgttgttgtatggtAAAGGTTGTCTAGGTTTGCGCTATGTGTTACGCGTTACTGCACTACAATCAGTTGTTGTTAGTTCGATTAAGGTTTATACTTATCGTAATGTATTACCGTACGATTTGTTTGCGATTTTCCACCGTTGAAGGACATACTACCCATCGTTGCCATGCGGCAACATGCTGCTATTTGTATGCTTCTTTATCGAAGCGATTTAGCCGCCTTGGCACTGCTGTACCCGGTGCTGTGCTGTGGTCGTGGTGTGAATTGTCGTGATGctgaaacgaagaagaaagacAAAGCGGTTTAGAATCTTCCATCACAGTCAGTGCTCCAAAACACACGGTGCCTCATACCCGGCATCACCATATTCATCGTCGGATAGACACCCGCAATTGGACGAATTTCGTTCGGAGGCGATCGGCGGCTTTGCGGCAACGTTAACGAAGGCTAAACACATGTAAcacaaacagaacagaaacgTTTCATAAGTACACAACgggacacacaaacactaccACCAATACGATTCGATTACTTACGTAGTACGCCTGGCCAATCTTGACGTAAGACATCCCGGTAGCGGCATTGATCGGGATCAGCTGCTGATGGTACGGTTCGACCGCGGCAGCAGCGGCTGCTGCAGCAACAGCCGAATTATGCATTACAGCTGCAGGCATCGCGTGCGGATGTGTCGCGGTGTGTGCACCGGTGTTCGCACCGGATCCGGAACCGGTGCCACTGCCACCGCCATTGCTTCCTACGCTGCCTCCGCGCTGTGATGGACCGTTTCCTGCACCGCCCGAATAATACGACGATTGGCCGGAATGGTGCTGCTGCCCTGCTCCAGCTGGTGCCATCGATTGACCTCCACCCGGATGATAGTAATGTGTCGTACCACCAgcccctcctcctcctccaccgccACCTCCACCGGGACCACCGTGAGTTTGTTGCTGAACACCGGGCGGCATCGGTTGGTTTCCACCGTGATGGGGATGATGGTGTTGCGCGTGCGGATGcgccggatgatgatgatggtgcagtGTACCGTGCTGAGATGGTTGGCCACCGGCCGACACGACCGGATGGTTGCTACCGTGATGATGCGAGGTCGGTGTCGACGGATGATTGTTACCACCGTGGCCACCGTGGTGATGTGTAGCTGCGGCATGATGCGGCGGTCCCATGGGATGATGCGATTGAGATGCACCGTGCTCGTGCACAGACGACGACGTAATACTGTTCGGTGAGCCATTGCTTTCGTTCGAATTTGTGCTGGGCGTGTTACGGTTGTTCACCCCACCGtaactgttgctgttgtagCTGCGCTTCAGATCGAGATTGGGCGGTTTCGAGGAGCGATTCAGACGCGTCTTATCGCCCGCCATTCCCGTGCTCGGTGCGGCCGCACCCGGTACGACCATGCTCGGCAGCGTCGGTATCAGTGGTGGCTTGCTGGAGGAGTTGCTGTTCGCGTTGGTTACGTTTTGCGGCGCGGTACCATCGTGGCGATTACCCTTACCCGACGGAGGCGGTCCCAGGATCAGTGGACCGTTCTGGTTTTGGTTATTGTTCCCTGTATTGTTCTGTGCGTAGCTTCCCTTCATGCCACCTCCACCGGGCGGTTGATAGCTGCCACTTCCCGCATTGCTGTTCGGCGTCATCTGTCGGCCACCGTTCGCGGACGCATTGTAGCTAAAGTAGCTTCCACCGTTTGCACCGGAGTTTGCATTGGGTTGTCGCGGTTTGCTACCCTGGTAACCTCCATTTCCCGCTTTGCGTTCATCCGACGCACCATAATGATGATGCCCACCGGCATATCCTCCACCTCCGGTTACGCTCGGCATAATGGGAGGTGTAGGAAAGAGCGGCATGCCTTTATGCGTTGCACCGGGAACACCACCGTGATGCGATGGCATAGACATTGGCAGGGAAAGCGGTGTACTGGGCGTCGACTGTGGTGTCGGTGCGTTTGTCGCACAGTTGGTACTGTGGTTGCCACCACTgtggctgctgttgctactgctactactgctgctgctgttaccGCCTCCATTCGATGGTCCATTCACGCTGGAATAGTGACCACTGCTGCCGCCCTGCtggtgatgctgatgatggtggtactgtgaatgatgctgatggtgcCCATTACCACCGGACAGTGGTGTCGATTCACCACCGTGCGTACCGCCGGTAGAAGAAGCGGGATGATGCTGTGCTCCACCGGATGGCGGATGCGGATGGAATGATGCGGCAGTGGGTACCAGCGTGCCGGCAGTGGCCGCAACCGAATGAGGATGTGTCGCCATCGGGCTTGCAAATGGAAGCATGTTGGGGTACAGTGGTTGCGGGAAGGCGGCGTACATCGgcgcaccagcagcagcggcggcGGCAGCGGCAGCCGATGACGAATCGGGCAGTGGTACGGAAATATTGGCGGTGAACGGTGATATCGGAACCGGTGTTACCGAGGCACTGTGCGTGGCGCCACCTTGCGATTGACCGTGCCCACTGTTGGGAGGAGTCGTGTTGCGCTTGCCGGAAATAGGCGCACCCGACGAATTGTTGCCGGTGCTCGGTGTTGATGCGGTGGTTGTGATAATTCCACCATTGGTAGGAGTTTGCGGTATCGGAGGCTGCATTAGTATTGACGCACCGCCCACCGTTGATGGTACGGGCGTCTGAGGAACGTAGTAAGTGATTGGTTGATTCCAGTAGTTTTGGTACGCAGCccctgtaaagaaaaaaagattttaatgAATCATATTCTAACTTCTAAAGCATCGAAAGCATCCGAGATCCTTACCATTAAACGGATATCCTATTCCGATCGGGTAGCTAATGGGATACTGTGAAAGCTGACCGGCTGCTGCAGCGGCGGCCGCTTGTGCCGCGGGGAATTGGTCGGACGAATACATCACCGGATTTTGGTACAGTGGCGCACCAGTATAGGCAGCGGCAGCtgcagccgcagcagcagccgcactCTGTGTGTACGCGATCGGATGCAATACTGTCGAAGTCGCACCGGCCGGAGCCGAGTAGATGGAAGCGCCCGGTGTTGAACAGAGGCTCGCTTCACGCTGTTGCTGCGGATCGTACACTGGCACAAAGTACCCACCGGACATTTCGGTTGGATCCATTGCCGTGGGATATGTGTAGACCAGCGAGGATGGTACGGCATAAATGGCACCGTCCGGCTAAAAAGTAGGAAGAACATTGCagtgttaaattaaaaaagggaaacatatAAAAGCGAAAGTCATGCTTACCGCGGTCTGATATGTCGTCGTTGACAGGCCTGGCGTACCGGTTGCGTATACGGTAGCACCCGGATGACCACTACCTCCACCATCGTACGTGACGGTATAAGCGCTAACACCGCCACCACCGACACCACTACCACCGTTCGGTGTTGTGGTGGTGCTCGCATAACTGGTCAAAGGTACTACCGTCTGTACCACGTTAGCTACCTTAACCATGTCATTTTTCTTGTCCACCTCCTCCTGTCCACCGTCGGTCGGAGTTTCGCTACGATCCTCGTCATCGTCTTCGCCGGCATCCAGCGTGCTGCTACTACTGACAGGATCGTGTACGTGCAACAATTGTACAGCAGCACCGAGAGCCGGATTGTTGTGGTCGGGTTTGTCCAGCGCGTCCAGCCTATCGCCGAGATCGTCTTGCTCCTCTCCCGTCACTTCCACCACTTCGTCGATCAAGGATCGATCATTATCCAGCAGTGCAGAGTTGGCAGTATGCATGAGTGTTCCACTTTCGTGCTGATTGGTACCGTATTGTATCTGccaaggaaggaaggaaaacaagaaTTACCACATATCCGTAGCAGAAAATTTGGAACAGATTGTACATACTTCATTCATATCGATTGGCTGCAGTTCGCTTGCCTGCAGCATAGGACTAGTGGCTTGATGTTTCTGTAACTTCAACCCACCAAGCTCGTTTGTCGTTTGTGAGATTTCTTCGCAGAGGCTTGAGTTttctgcaccaaaaaaaaaacagacaaaaagtTACATAAAcgctttgtttttcaaaaccaaaccatACTTACCATCCATATCTGGATTATCTTTAACGCTTAGTAATTTTAGGCCGCCAGAGTTGACACCCACATCGTAGCATCCGAGCTCGTTGACCACCTCCTCCGCGATGGTGGTCGGTGTCGTTGTCGCTGTCGTTGATACCACCGTCATGATGGTCGTGATGGCACCGGTACCGCACTCACCGACGGTAGGAATTGCCGTCTGTTGTCCACATTCGACCGTCTTTCCTAGCGACGGCCCATCTGTAGCGCTTTCGAGCGAACTGCTACTATTGAGATTGTTCTTACTGTTGAATGACTTTTGCTTTTCAAACCTTCGCTTCGACATTTTGCCACTTGGTGGCCACGGACCGCCCGCAGCCGGTGGTAGATTGGATGGGTCGAAATGATACAGCGAGCTGTGACAAAATATTACACATTAACACATTAGCAGTAAATCACACCAGCAATATCTTCCTTCTTGCGGCGATACTTACCCGTCCTGGTTAACAATCGGCTGAAACGTCTGGGGATCAATCAGTACACTTCCCTTCGGCACACTGGCCATGTCGGTGACGGCCCACATGACGCCGCACGTAGCCGACGGTGATGG
The DNA window shown above is from Anopheles funestus chromosome 3RL, idAnoFuneDA-416_04, whole genome shotgun sequence and carries:
- the LOC125770070 gene encoding protein encore-like isoform X2 gives rise to the protein MSTVAVAAQQHITDSRTHSHNLAEQQPAASVSSISVENGHSSGMPCAPCPSNGSTLAGISPESAATVPGCGGGVVGCSSDSISSSTSSSSGNAMADSQTDTSAPSVGGDGQQQQMKQQQQQQQLVDSPQQQQQQDQPAAPGSRPTSGGRQQRIAGGKGKHLTRSHAMRESTSPPRTPTPRSPSDTHNSNPISSTGSGSTGGISNTTTATTTIASSNSSSSSSGIALSNGPQGQPERSSGAASTMSDAESLAKHNSAGPGGGGGGTGGGTSGNSSPNIVLFAGGEDQQRNGKSQLDLDFPKLTPPKTSFNPNAGSNGAHHPHSQKGNSVKSNGTATHHARANGSAPGGEPDKSAPLTTTAGATFSVATGGSNNAKQTTPSQQGVTSTVSPNGTDTPDGGGTTRGGGGMLASQSPSNHNLVPVSGSGNVSAATCDTTAVGGDPSMAGAVGKALSTHTAPAQSAANSNFCDNDGRHGSYQHQHQRDVSFSDNEGAGGGPTTNVDGQINIQFSHETETRYIQCDSPTDSLMRSGSNAGGTGTGPTTTPPSGGGKKRSGASGKGGNKATRLKHLSGGSSSSVDGGGGGGTGGGGGGGNGGCGGGMASFMSRDSLCDPFTDQSGVNLLQFFKETLNKNFKDRNMLMKIEKELLSLAMDRSRSQMKFPPMSSYNRMLIHRVAAYFGMEHNVDATQQCVIAEVTPATRIPDIRFKNLISDSFSEEPRKSILKRDTHSFDEYHRFGSGAGGGGGGGGGGGGGSGSGLLHCPDRGMLDRKAKSFEEREEEYEKSKRRLFKNREHDSESDQWQWISTDGGGVAGGGAGVGTTLVDLNAARHQHKLQNNRLLKVQSVSIEGRSEERPCVSKSHSFGGYGGSSQNASLLRGDSITSTKSAGARLFTKQDSNASTNTPWRLSPSSSGYKTQSIRSDSVTPSPTGYGSGDHTPEPCVPSPSATCGVMWAVTDMASVPKGSVLIDPQTFQPIVNQDGSLYHFDPSNLPPAAGGPWPPSGKMSKRRFEKQKSFNSKNNLNSSSSLESATDGPSLGKTVECGQQTAIPTVGECGTGAITTIMTVVSTTATTTPTTIAEEVVNELGCYDVGVNSGGLKLLSVKDNPDMDENSSLCEEISQTTNELGGLKLQKHQATSPMLQASELQPIDMNEIQYGTNQHESGTLMHTANSALLDNDRSLIDEVVEVTGEEQDDLGDRLDALDKPDHNNPALGAAVQLLHVHDPVSSSSTLDAGEDDDEDRSETPTDGGQEEVDKKNDMVKVANVVQTVVPLTSYASTTTTPNGGSGVGGGGVSAYTVTYDGGGSGHPGATVYATGTPGLSTTTYQTAPDGAIYAVPSSLVYTYPTAMDPTEMSGGYFVPVYDPQQQREASLCSTPGASIYSAPAGATSTVLHPIAYTQSAAAAAAAAAAAYTGAPLYQNPVMYSSDQFPAAQAAAAAAAGQLSQYPISYPIGIGYPFNGAAYQNYWNQPITYYVPQTPVPSTVGGASILMQPPIPQTPTNGGIITTTASTPSTGNNSSGAPISGKRNTTPPNSGHGQSQGGATHSASVTPVPISPFTANISVPLPDSSSAAAAAAAAAGAPMYAAFPQPLYPNMLPFASPMATHPHSVAATAGTLVPTAASFHPHPPSGGAQHHPASSTGGTHGGESTPLSGGNGHHQHHSQYHHHQHHQQGGSSGHYSSVNGPSNGGGNSSSSSSSSNSSHSGGNHSTNCATNAPTPQSTPSTPLSLPMSMPSHHGGVPGATHKGMPLFPTPPIMPSVTGGGGYAGGHHHYGASDERKAGNGGYQGSKPRQPNANSGANGGSYFSYNASANGGRQMTPNSNAGSGSYQPPGGGGMKGSYAQNNTGNNNQNQNGPLILGPPPSGKGNRHDGTAPQNVTNANSNSSSKPPLIPTLPSMVVPGAAAPSTGMAGDKTRLNRSSKPPNLDLKRSYNSNSYGGVNNRNTPSTNSNESNGSPNSITSSSVHEHGASQSHHPMGPPHHAAATHHHGGHGGNNHPSTPTSHHHGSNHPVVSAGGQPSQHGTLHHHHHPAHPHAQHHHPHHGGNQPMPPGVQQQTHGGPGGGGGGGGGGAGGTTHYYHPGGGQSMAPAGAGQQHHSGQSSYYSGGAGNGPSQRGGSVGSNGGGSGTGSGSGANTGAHTATHPHAMPAAVMHNSAVAAAAAAAAVEPYHQQLIPINAATGMSYVKIGQAYYPSLTLPQSRRSPPNEIRPIAGVYPTMNMVMPASRQFTPRPQHSTGYSSAKAAKSLR